The proteins below are encoded in one region of Mycobacterium botniense:
- a CDS encoding enoyl-CoA hydratase, with the protein MPMTAIESGVDTLAAVEGLSVTLAGGVLSVTIDRPESLNSLTAPVLAGIAEAIECAAGDPRVKVVRLGGAGRGFSSGAGMSAEDVSGSGGPGTEIIVQANRAVRAITALPHPVVAVVQGPAAGVGVSLALACDLVLASEKAFFMLAFTKVGLMPDGGASALVAAATGRVRAMRMALLAERLPAPEALACGLISAVYPADDFEAEVDKVISALLSGPAVAFAKTKEAINAATLAELEPALERELRGQAVLLRSHDFIEGARAFQQRRSPKFSDSLSDAE; encoded by the coding sequence ATGCCCATGACTGCTATCGAGTCGGGAGTCGACACGCTCGCCGCTGTCGAGGGTCTGTCCGTCACACTCGCCGGAGGCGTGCTATCGGTGACTATTGACCGCCCTGAGAGCCTCAATTCGTTGACGGCGCCGGTGCTGGCCGGGATCGCCGAAGCCATCGAGTGCGCGGCCGGCGACCCGCGAGTGAAAGTGGTGCGCCTCGGCGGCGCTGGCCGTGGCTTCAGTTCGGGAGCGGGTATGAGCGCCGAAGACGTCTCCGGCAGCGGCGGCCCGGGAACCGAGATCATCGTGCAGGCCAACCGTGCGGTGCGCGCGATCACCGCGCTGCCGCACCCGGTGGTGGCTGTCGTACAAGGTCCGGCTGCTGGCGTCGGCGTCTCCTTGGCCTTGGCGTGTGACCTCGTATTAGCTTCGGAAAAAGCATTTTTCATGCTGGCCTTCACCAAGGTCGGGTTGATGCCCGACGGCGGGGCGTCGGCGTTGGTGGCCGCGGCGACCGGTCGTGTGCGCGCAATGCGGATGGCGCTGCTGGCCGAGCGATTACCGGCCCCCGAGGCGCTGGCGTGCGGCCTGATCAGCGCGGTCTATCCGGCGGACGACTTCGAAGCCGAGGTGGACAAAGTGATCTCGGCGCTGCTGTCGGGCCCGGCCGTGGCTTTCGCCAAGACCAAGGAGGCCATCAACGCGGCCACGCTTGCCGAACTGGAGCCCGCCCTGGAGCGCGAGCTACGAGGTCAAGCCGTTCTACTGCGATCGCATGATTTCATCGAGGGCGCAAGGGCTTTCCAGCAGCGCCGCAGCCCGAAGTTCAGCGATTCGCTTTCAGACGCCGAATAG
- a CDS encoding NAD(P)H-binding protein — translation MRVVVTGATGYVGSRLVTALLADHHQVIAATRTPARLNRLGWSGEVIPIRLEASDAVLARAALTAAGPADVLYYLVHGIGQPGFRDADPKAAANVAAAAKDAGVRRIVYLGGFTPDDDNLSEHLASRAEVAAALTVDGGPEVVWLGAAMIIGSGSTSFEMLRYVGDRFPLIPIPAWMDNPIDPVSIRDVVYYLTAAADGSRVPAGAYDISGPRTTTYRGLLHTYAQVSGRRRAGLRVRGVDTRVASWVTAAALPVPDGLAADLVKSLDHPMTASDTVLKDLVADPPGGPLVAEEAIARALASPPPRPVNTLADPHHLADSDPVWAGGDALRIHRLACAVMPPLARPTLDLVNRVPGPLAGALRTGLDMLSSLTPKVRSR, via the coding sequence GTGCGGGTTGTGGTGACGGGTGCCACCGGCTATGTGGGGTCGCGCTTGGTCACCGCACTGCTCGCCGACCACCACCAGGTCATCGCCGCCACTCGCACCCCGGCCCGCCTCAACCGGTTGGGCTGGTCTGGCGAGGTCATTCCGATCAGGCTGGAGGCTTCGGACGCGGTCTTGGCGCGCGCGGCGTTGACCGCGGCCGGTCCGGCCGACGTGCTGTATTACTTGGTGCACGGGATCGGTCAACCGGGTTTTCGCGACGCCGACCCAAAAGCGGCCGCCAACGTCGCAGCGGCGGCAAAAGACGCCGGTGTCCGGCGCATCGTTTACTTGGGCGGCTTCACCCCGGACGATGACAATTTGTCTGAGCACCTCGCCAGCCGGGCCGAGGTCGCCGCGGCTTTAACGGTTGACGGTGGCCCGGAAGTGGTATGGCTGGGTGCCGCGATGATCATCGGCTCCGGGTCGACCTCGTTCGAGATGCTGCGGTACGTCGGCGACCGTTTCCCGCTTATCCCGATCCCGGCGTGGATGGACAACCCGATCGACCCGGTTTCCATCCGAGATGTGGTGTACTACTTAACCGCCGCAGCCGACGGAAGCCGGGTACCGGCCGGGGCCTATGACATCAGTGGCCCGCGGACCACCACCTATCGGGGGCTGCTGCACACGTATGCCCAGGTGTCCGGCAGGCGGCGGGCGGGTCTGCGGGTACGGGGGGTGGACACCCGGGTGGCGTCTTGGGTCACGGCCGCGGCCCTGCCGGTACCTGACGGGCTGGCAGCCGACCTGGTGAAATCGTTGGACCACCCGATGACGGCGTCTGACACGGTGCTCAAAGACCTGGTTGCCGACCCGCCCGGCGGCCCGCTGGTGGCCGAGGAGGCGATCGCGCGAGCACTGGCGAGCCCGCCGCCGCGTCCCGTCAACACACTCGCTGATCCGCATCACCTCGCGGATAGCGATCCGGTGTGGGCCGGTGGCGACGCGTTGCGCATCCACCGGCTGGCTTGCGCGGTGATGCCACCGCTCGCGCGACCGACCCTCGATCTGGTCAACCGAGTCCCCGGTCCGCTCGCCGGCGCGCTGCGAACCGGTCTTGACATGCTGAGTAGCCTGACTCCCAAGGTGCGGTCCAGATGA
- a CDS encoding sensor histidine kinase, with translation MRKRIVAVAMLAATLATSLFGIPLAVLAAHYYRVHEANAMERAAHTAGVEAAADLFHGRFTGHLPTPERGTSVALYSADGRLLVGSGPPTADSIVTRALADNSVHRSNRGGEIVAVVPLADGPRAAYAVRAATSTAQVYARIVTIWALMLALETLVLTLTWQLARWQARRLARPLENLSAAARTLGDGDFSIRAQPSGIPEIDAAGTALNQTAERLGDLVERERAITANASHQLRTPLTGLRLGLEAALDSPHPDYRQAIVDAVATTERLSRTIDELTALARGASRGTEPLPLHELLAEIRDTWGPRLADAGRSLQVGADTSLPSTAASTAAVRQILAVLVDNALQHGTGTVTVHAREASATTAIDVSDEGTCSDKTGLLDRRSARGHGLGLALARDLADAEGGRLRLSSRAPTTFTLFLPPPQQGSDHHHDGPLVAR, from the coding sequence ATGCGTAAACGCATCGTCGCCGTCGCTATGCTGGCCGCGACCCTGGCGACCAGCCTATTCGGTATCCCGTTGGCGGTGCTCGCGGCCCACTATTACCGAGTTCACGAAGCCAATGCGATGGAACGTGCTGCCCACACAGCCGGCGTAGAAGCCGCCGCTGACTTGTTCCACGGCCGGTTCACCGGACATCTGCCCACCCCCGAACGCGGCACCAGTGTCGCGCTGTACAGCGCCGACGGCCGGCTTCTGGTCGGGTCCGGGCCACCGACGGCCGATTCCATCGTCACCCGGGCCTTGGCCGACAACAGCGTGCACCGCTCTAACCGTGGCGGCGAGATCGTCGCCGTCGTGCCGCTCGCCGACGGTCCCCGTGCCGCCTATGCTGTCCGGGCCGCGACCTCCACGGCCCAGGTCTACGCGCGGATTGTGACGATCTGGGCGCTGATGCTCGCCCTGGAAACCCTGGTTCTCACCCTGACCTGGCAACTGGCTCGGTGGCAGGCCCGGCGGTTGGCCCGGCCGCTGGAAAACCTCTCGGCTGCGGCCCGCACCCTCGGCGACGGCGACTTCAGCATCCGCGCCCAGCCCAGCGGCATTCCCGAAATCGACGCCGCCGGCACTGCACTCAACCAGACCGCCGAACGGCTCGGTGATTTGGTGGAGCGTGAACGAGCCATCACCGCCAACGCCTCCCACCAACTGCGCACCCCCTTAACCGGGTTGCGCCTCGGGCTGGAAGCGGCTCTCGACTCACCGCACCCCGACTACCGGCAAGCCATCGTTGATGCCGTCGCGACCACCGAACGCCTCAGCCGTACCATCGACGAGCTGACCGCGCTTGCCCGCGGCGCCAGCCGCGGCACCGAACCGCTGCCGTTGCACGAGCTGCTCGCGGAGATTCGCGACACCTGGGGGCCCCGCTTGGCCGACGCCGGGAGGTCATTGCAGGTCGGGGCTGATACCTCCCTGCCGTCAACCGCAGCTTCGACCGCGGCCGTGCGCCAGATCCTCGCGGTCCTCGTCGATAACGCCCTGCAGCACGGTACGGGCACCGTCACCGTGCACGCGCGTGAGGCGAGCGCGACAACAGCGATCGACGTGTCCGACGAGGGAACCTGCAGCGACAAAACCGGTCTCCTGGACCGCCGATCCGCCCGCGGTCACGGACTTGGTCTGGCGCTGGCACGTGACCTCGCCGACGCCGAAGGTGGGCGGCTGCGTCTGAGCAGCCGCGCTCCCACCACGTTCACCCTCTTCCTGCCGCCCCCTCAGCAGGGCAGCGATCACCACCATGACGGCCCGCTCGTCGCACGCTGA
- a CDS encoding NAD(P)/FAD-dependent oxidoreductase: MTTYDTDVLIAGGGPAGLATALHARRQGLSVIIAEPRQDPVDKACGEGLMPGGLAELLSLGVDPAGMPFRGIAYVSDHYRAEACFRDGPGRGVRRTTLHAALAAQAKQQDTQWIRTPVKDVRQDAHGVTAAGVRAKWLVAADGLHSATRRAVGIGTAVGAPRRYGVRRHYRVPVWSDLVEVHWSRWGEAYVTPVEPDLVGVAILSRRRPDLGWFPRLAHQLRSGRCGPARGCGPLRQVVSRRVAGRVLLVGDAAGYEDALTGEGISLAIRQAAAAVTAIIDGAPSSYEKAWRRITRDYRLLTRGLVLATAPRATRCAIVPACALLPGVFGCAVNRLAH; the protein is encoded by the coding sequence ATGACAACCTACGACACCGACGTTCTGATCGCGGGTGGTGGACCCGCCGGCCTGGCTACCGCATTACATGCTCGCCGGCAAGGGCTTTCGGTGATCATCGCCGAGCCGCGGCAAGACCCGGTCGATAAGGCCTGCGGTGAAGGCCTGATGCCCGGCGGCTTGGCGGAACTGCTGTCGCTCGGCGTGGACCCCGCCGGTATGCCGTTTCGCGGGATCGCCTACGTCAGCGATCATTATCGAGCTGAAGCGTGTTTTCGCGACGGACCGGGCCGCGGCGTACGGCGCACGACGTTACACGCGGCGTTGGCGGCACAGGCCAAACAACAAGACACCCAATGGATCCGAACTCCGGTAAAAGATGTCCGACAGGATGCGCATGGCGTGACAGCCGCGGGTGTGCGCGCTAAATGGCTGGTGGCCGCCGACGGGCTGCATTCGGCGACTCGCCGTGCCGTCGGAATCGGCACTGCGGTCGGCGCACCCCGACGATACGGTGTGCGCCGCCATTACCGAGTGCCGGTGTGGTCGGATCTCGTCGAGGTGCACTGGTCGCGTTGGGGCGAGGCATACGTGACTCCGGTGGAACCCGATCTGGTAGGGGTGGCAATCCTGTCTCGTCGTCGGCCCGATCTAGGCTGGTTCCCGCGGCTGGCGCACCAACTACGCTCCGGTCGCTGCGGGCCAGCGCGTGGTTGCGGCCCGCTGCGGCAAGTAGTTTCGCGTCGAGTCGCCGGGCGGGTATTGCTGGTGGGCGACGCCGCCGGATACGAAGATGCCCTCACCGGCGAGGGTATCAGCCTCGCGATCAGGCAAGCCGCCGCGGCGGTGACGGCCATCATCGACGGCGCGCCATCGTCGTATGAGAAAGCGTGGCGCCGTATCACCCGCGACTATCGGTTGCTGACCCGCGGACTGGTGCTCGCGACCGCGCCGCGCGCCACCCGGTGCGCCATCGTGCCCGCCTGCGCACTGCTGCCCGGCGTGTTCGGGTGTGCGGTCAACAGGCTGGCGCACTGA
- a CDS encoding PPE family protein, with protein MDFGMLPPEINSARMYTGPGAGPLLAAAAAWDGLADSLYSTATSYSAVISGLTSDQWQGPAAAAMAAAAAPYVTWMTTTAAHAQQAATQARQAVSAYETAFVATVPPPVIAANRSLLASLVATNVLGQNAPAIAATEAHYAEMWAQDASAMYDYAASSALAVSPLTPFVAPQHHTNGVGLAGQAAAVAHAAGTSAGTSRAALSGLMTAIPAALQELAAPAASTSSTAELTGILSTLGLGSSTSPASALSWFDSAKSVLYPMSIMSMMPMRGMSMANMGRSLISTAAGGGKGLPALGSAALGGPGLPAGAMGSAGPAGLGAQGSANPAGVAGVPVLAGLRRATSIGTLSVPHTWTGAAATGTIRPLAPPLPVSHVRAIPNATTTAMPGLPAASGGGHGVGGALPRYGVRPVVMGRKPVGR; from the coding sequence ATGGATTTCGGAATGCTACCGCCGGAGATCAACTCCGCTCGCATGTATACCGGCCCCGGCGCAGGGCCATTGTTGGCCGCCGCGGCGGCGTGGGACGGACTGGCCGACAGCTTGTATTCCACAGCGACCTCCTACAGCGCCGTCATTTCCGGGTTGACCAGCGACCAATGGCAAGGGCCGGCGGCGGCGGCGATGGCCGCCGCCGCCGCGCCCTACGTGACCTGGATGACGACCACTGCCGCGCACGCCCAGCAGGCCGCTACCCAGGCCAGGCAAGCCGTCAGCGCCTACGAGACAGCCTTCGTGGCAACGGTTCCTCCGCCGGTGATCGCGGCCAACCGCAGCCTGTTGGCATCGCTGGTCGCGACCAATGTGCTGGGGCAAAATGCACCGGCCATCGCGGCCACCGAGGCGCACTACGCCGAAATGTGGGCGCAAGACGCCAGCGCGATGTACGACTACGCCGCCTCTTCGGCGCTCGCGGTCTCGCCCTTGACACCGTTCGTCGCGCCCCAGCACCACACCAACGGCGTGGGGCTGGCCGGCCAAGCCGCCGCCGTCGCGCACGCCGCCGGCACCTCCGCCGGTACGTCACGGGCCGCGCTCTCAGGATTGATGACGGCCATACCCGCCGCGCTGCAGGAACTCGCAGCACCCGCAGCATCGACATCATCAACGGCAGAGCTGACCGGGATCCTCTCGACGCTGGGTTTGGGGTCGTCAACGTCCCCGGCGTCGGCGCTGTCCTGGTTCGACTCGGCGAAATCGGTTCTCTACCCGATGTCGATTATGTCGATGATGCCGATGAGGGGGATGTCGATGGCGAACATGGGGAGGTCTCTGATATCGACCGCCGCCGGCGGCGGCAAGGGGCTGCCGGCGTTGGGGTCCGCTGCGTTGGGTGGGCCCGGTCTCCCCGCCGGCGCCATGGGCTCAGCGGGCCCGGCGGGGTTGGGCGCGCAGGGATCAGCGAACCCGGCAGGTGTGGCTGGCGTGCCGGTATTGGCAGGTCTGCGCCGGGCGACGTCGATCGGGACGCTCTCGGTTCCGCATACCTGGACGGGGGCGGCCGCGACCGGAACGATCCGCCCGCTCGCTCCACCACTTCCGGTCAGCCACGTTCGCGCCATCCCGAATGCCACAACCACCGCGATGCCGGGGCTTCCGGCGGCCAGTGGCGGCGGCCACGGTGTGGGCGGCGCGCTTCCGCGCTACGGAGTCCGGCCTGTGGTGATGGGCCGCAAACCGGTTGGCAGGTAA
- a CDS encoding isoprenylcysteine carboxyl methyltransferase family protein, which yields MYYLLVLTVGIERFAELIVSRRNTQWAFAHGGKEFGHKHYPVMVALHTGLLLGCVVEVWALHRPFLPWLGWPMLAVVALSHALRWWCVRTLGLRWNTRVIVIPQAPLVRCGPYRWLHHPNYVAVVAEGLALPLVHTAWLTASTFTVANAALLRVRIHVENVALGYR from the coding sequence GTGTACTACCTTCTGGTACTGACCGTCGGCATCGAACGCTTCGCCGAACTCATCGTTTCGCGACGCAACACACAATGGGCTTTCGCCCACGGCGGCAAAGAGTTCGGCCACAAACACTATCCGGTAATGGTGGCTCTCCACACCGGCCTGCTACTCGGCTGCGTCGTCGAGGTATGGGCACTGCACCGGCCCTTTTTGCCTTGGCTGGGTTGGCCGATGCTGGCCGTGGTGGCGCTGAGCCACGCGCTGCGCTGGTGGTGTGTAAGAACACTGGGACTCCGGTGGAACACACGGGTAATCGTGATACCCCAAGCACCGTTGGTGCGATGTGGTCCATATCGGTGGCTGCACCACCCTAACTACGTCGCCGTGGTGGCCGAAGGGCTAGCGTTGCCGCTGGTGCACACCGCGTGGCTGACGGCAAGCACTTTCACCGTGGCAAACGCGGCGCTGCTGCGTGTGCGGATCCATGTGGAAAACGTCGCGCTGGGCTATCGATGA
- a CDS encoding CPBP family intramembrane glutamic endopeptidase — MSEPLTPYRVTVRDEFRRAITNVAVPHHEPPSVIRRRRVVVTITIVIGAVVLGFSLRRPPGESSFYWLTLVLAAVWAGGALVSGPLHLGGICWRGRNQRPVITGTAVGLLLAGLFVVGGVGARTIPVVCELITRVLQFAHHEPLLVTAITVVNALAEEMFYRGALYTALGRHHPLTISTALYVFATMASGNPMLGFAALVLGTVCAFERRVTGGVLAPMLTHFVWGLIMVLALPPLFGV; from the coding sequence ATGAGCGAACCCCTAACTCCTTACCGGGTCACTGTCCGTGACGAGTTTCGTCGTGCCATCACCAATGTGGCTGTGCCGCACCACGAACCACCTTCGGTGATACGGCGCAGGCGCGTCGTCGTGACCATCACAATAGTGATCGGCGCTGTGGTGTTGGGCTTTTCGCTGAGACGACCACCCGGCGAGTCGAGTTTCTATTGGTTGACGCTGGTGCTGGCAGCGGTCTGGGCCGGCGGTGCGCTTGTCTCCGGGCCATTGCATCTGGGCGGGATCTGTTGGCGTGGGCGCAACCAGCGACCGGTCATCACCGGGACGGCGGTCGGCCTGCTGCTCGCCGGCCTTTTCGTCGTGGGCGGCGTCGGGGCCCGCACAATTCCGGTCGTGTGCGAGCTGATTACCCGCGTGCTGCAGTTCGCCCATCACGAACCGCTTTTGGTGACCGCGATCACGGTAGTCAACGCACTCGCCGAGGAGATGTTCTACCGCGGCGCGCTCTATACCGCGCTGGGCCGGCACCATCCGTTGACCATTTCGACCGCCCTGTATGTTTTCGCGACCATGGCGAGCGGAAACCCGATGCTCGGCTTCGCCGCATTGGTCCTCGGGACGGTGTGCGCATTCGAGCGCCGGGTAACCGGGGGAGTGCTGGCGCCGATGCTGACCCACTTCGTCTGGGGTTTGATAATGGTGCTCGCGCTGCCGCCGCTATTCGGCGTCTGA
- a CDS encoding type III polyketide synthase, with product MTGGQAPTALVAASPSVTAVSVEFPAYQVGQDEAMAVLADFAGPEFCRFAASSGVERRRVALPPSRYADLGGFSEANDIFIDIALELSERALLSALDKAKVKPSEVDIVFSTTVTGLAVPTLEARLATRLGFRSDIKRLPLFGLGCVAGAAGVARMNDYLRAYPDQVAALVAVELCTLTVQRTDRSMANFVAASLFGDAAAAVVATGPERRHSGPKVLATRSRLYPNTEDVMGWDIGSHGFRIQLSVEVATVAEKYLGEDVRHFLADYGLTPADIATWVCHPGGPKVIDAVESVLDLPPDALARTRKSLRENGNLSSVSVLDVLRATMADPPPPGSLGLMIAMGPGFCSELVLLGW from the coding sequence ATGACCGGAGGACAGGCACCGACCGCTCTCGTTGCGGCAAGCCCGTCGGTCACTGCGGTGAGCGTCGAGTTCCCGGCGTATCAGGTCGGCCAAGACGAAGCAATGGCGGTGCTGGCCGATTTCGCCGGACCAGAGTTTTGCCGGTTCGCCGCCAGCAGCGGGGTCGAGAGGCGCCGGGTGGCGCTACCACCGTCGCGATACGCCGACCTCGGCGGCTTCAGCGAAGCCAACGATATTTTCATCGACATTGCCCTGGAGTTGAGTGAGCGGGCGCTGCTGTCGGCGCTGGACAAGGCCAAAGTCAAACCGTCTGAGGTTGACATCGTGTTCTCGACGACAGTTACCGGTCTCGCGGTGCCGACGCTGGAAGCGCGCCTGGCAACACGGCTGGGTTTTCGAAGCGATATCAAGCGGCTGCCGCTGTTTGGCCTCGGTTGTGTCGCCGGGGCGGCCGGAGTGGCGCGCATGAACGACTATCTACGCGCCTATCCCGATCAGGTGGCGGCACTCGTCGCCGTCGAGCTGTGCACGCTGACCGTTCAGCGCACCGACCGTTCGATGGCCAATTTCGTCGCGGCTTCGCTATTTGGTGATGCTGCCGCCGCCGTCGTCGCGACAGGCCCTGAACGCAGGCACAGCGGACCGAAGGTTCTGGCCACACGCAGCCGCCTCTACCCCAACACCGAAGACGTGATGGGCTGGGACATCGGCAGCCATGGCTTTCGCATTCAGTTGTCGGTCGAAGTGGCAACCGTCGCTGAGAAGTACCTGGGCGAAGATGTCCGCCACTTCCTGGCCGACTACGGACTGACCCCCGCAGACATCGCGACATGGGTCTGCCACCCCGGCGGTCCGAAAGTTATCGACGCCGTCGAAAGCGTGTTGGACTTGCCCCCGGACGCCCTTGCCCGCACCCGAAAATCGCTGCGCGAAAACGGGAATCTGTCGTCGGTGTCAGTGCTGGACGTGCTTCGCGCCACCATGGCAGATCCGCCGCCGCCCGGTTCCCTAGGGCTGATGATCGCCATGGGCCCGGGCTTCTGCTCTGAGCTCGTACTGCTTGGCTGGTAG
- a CDS encoding response regulator transcription factor, with protein sequence MAQLLVVEDDETIGRLLADGLRTHGHEVMWCRSGRAALREALLREFDLVLLDLGLPDLDGVEVCRQLRATQSRCVLVILTARDAEIDVVVGLDAGADDYLTKPFRYAELLARIRAHLRRGPMSAASAEAYVVGELVVDPNARTSTFGRHHIDLRPREFDLLARLAADAGTALSRETLIAEVWDENWYGSTKTLDVHIGILRKKLAAAAAQHGLDPAAAPQITTLRGYGYRLDCPG encoded by the coding sequence GTGGCGCAGCTGCTGGTGGTCGAGGATGACGAGACCATCGGCCGCCTCCTCGCCGACGGCCTGCGCACTCACGGTCACGAGGTGATGTGGTGCCGCTCCGGGCGTGCTGCGCTGCGCGAGGCGCTGCTCCGGGAATTCGACTTGGTACTGCTCGACCTTGGGCTGCCCGACCTCGATGGGGTCGAGGTGTGCCGGCAGTTACGCGCCACCCAATCCCGGTGTGTGCTGGTGATTCTCACTGCTCGTGATGCCGAGATCGACGTTGTAGTCGGTCTGGATGCCGGCGCCGACGACTACCTCACCAAACCGTTCCGCTATGCCGAACTGCTGGCCCGCATCCGGGCGCACCTGCGTCGGGGACCCATGTCCGCCGCATCAGCAGAGGCGTATGTTGTCGGGGAGCTGGTGGTGGACCCTAACGCCCGGACCAGCACTTTCGGTAGACACCACATCGACCTGCGGCCCAGGGAATTCGATTTGCTGGCCCGATTGGCCGCGGATGCGGGTACCGCGCTGTCCCGTGAGACTTTGATCGCGGAGGTCTGGGATGAAAATTGGTACGGATCGACCAAAACCCTCGATGTGCACATCGGGATACTCCGCAAAAAGCTTGCCGCCGCGGCCGCGCAGCATGGGCTGGATCCCGCTGCCGCGCCGCAGATCACCACGCTGCGCGGCTACGGCTATCGGCTCGATTGCCCCGGATAG